gatcagtggcttgatctgatcggcgttatttcaagttgagaaactaaatattttaagcaagagccgatacaacgtagatttgattttagtggtgtactatatttcggctggcctaCCATTTAGACAATTCGTTCAAGTTTACCGAGAGAGACTGGATAGAGGCATGCAAATAGTAAACATGTTTCCGTTCGGGAaatttggactacctttcaagaaatctcGTTTTCTCTAGTTATAGTTGAGTGGTGACGTTAGAGAACCGTGACGGTTTTTGTAGGGGCTGCGGGTAATTAAAATTTTCAAGAAGGAGGTTAGAATATGCCAACCCCTGCATGCCTGTGCAGCTTCTTGGATGAACTGAAATAACAGATTGCATTGGAAATATCACACCGGCTTTCTCTTGTCGTTCAGTCTCTTTCTGGGCCCGCAGTAATTGGCTACTCAGCGGTTGCTACGTTCCTGCCAAAGTTTATATGTTGAtagtgtgttttgtttttgttctttttgttttgttttttttttgcaatactctaaataatataattaaatatgcaaaaagCTGTTGGTAAGGAGAAGGAATGTGCcgtttgtttccttcattttcGCTGACACAACGTAAAATTACTGAAGCTAAATCAGGAAAAAATTGctgcattttttcttttccgagATAAAGCGTCAGACGTGTCGGAATGGCGAATGAATTCCTATCCCGTTTTCCTATTTATGCAAATATAACCGTACAAACAGAATCTTGATAAATTTTAATTAGGCATTAACAAACACAAGCAGAAACGATAGTCGCGTGTCGTGGGCTCTTCCTATTCTGCCAAATTCCGATAATCATTTCAAATGAACGATActaaggagcttaagcacacgcgtttttgagacgcggacggcgatGTGTGCgtgggcagtggtgtctcccagttTTATACTTATagtctctaatggagaaaagatactttgcaatgtaaatgtaattgtgtgaagacaagttaaaagggaaaatagcTCAGTtccgcgcgtgcttaagctccccgcTGTTAGGTTCAGCTCGCTGGAGTGTTTAGGGATACGTTTGCACATGGTAAACTGATCGGTCGGAACGAGTACGCTTTTCCTTTAGTCGAGGAATTTTCACATAGCACAGTCTGTTTCGATTTGGTTCGACCGGAATGTTTGGGCTGCCTTTGAAGTCTGGTCCACCTTGTTCGTTACCCTGAATGGTCTCTTTCTCAAAATATGCTAACGTGACACTCTCTGATTGGCTTGAAAATCATGCGAATGTAACCAAAATTTCTGACTGAAACATCTCAGGTGACGGAAATCTGGCAGGTTAGGTTGTCATTTCTGCATTTGATTGAATCGGCTGCTTAAGAAATCGATTGTTGCTATGCGCCAGCTTTAAATTTCCGTCACCAGCGGTTGCGAATCAAGCTAATAGGAACGTGAATTCGACtttttaaataatatttggaGGCGGGGGTAGAGGgtttctttgcaaaaaaataaggaaacgATTGCTATTCAGTTGTTTGTAACGGGCCGGTACAAAGAATTAATAGCTTGCATCGGGATTATTCCTCATTTTCCTTTCGATTCATTTTTCCAACTGAGTCTCGACTGAACATACATACTTCCTTTGAAAGATCTGAAATTCTCTGAAGACGATTCAGAGCAATCTTCACAATCGGCTCACAATCGGACAATGTTAGGTGGCTATGACTCTCCTTCAGAATTAGTAGAAATTTTCATCTTCGCCTGTTCACCACTCTCCAACAATAAAAATTGGACATCACCAAGATCGTTTTCAAGGCATAAGCGTTTtaagacaaaatttaaatatagGGTGCTTTTtgaaggctttcctgttgctatTGTGACCAATTCTATCGTAATAATAATTTCTTGGTAAGCTGTAATTGGTGTGTCATTGAAATTCCTGAAACTGATTTCAGCCAACTTAACGTGACAAAGCATATAGTCAGGGTTTTCGATAGTTCTGAAGGCACCGGCTGTGACCTTTTGTTGTGCCTTAAAACTGAGGCGCCTTGCGATTTTTATAATAGAACACTCAGAACCCAAGATTCAGTTTCCCAGGCACTTACTTTTCGCTAATGAGATAaaatgtgtatgaacacatctacTGTATTTGAAACGCTCAAACtgattcatagggatagacatTTCTTTTTGCCAAGTAGCTTTGTACcgtggtgtcacgcaaggcgaCAATTCGGAAACTCAagatgctgtattttcgaaacgaatgACGTCCTGgctggaaacttgaaaacagATTAATTTTCAGGTCATGTTTAACCTCCTCCTTTGGATTtggattttagaatttgataacgtcactgtgaaaaccatctacagCTCGGTGGTAAATTGCAACCGAGCTAGAAAACggaaggtcacaggttcaactcggatttttccgattaTTCCGGAGTcaacctcaaaaaaaaaaatctctttattttattcaccGGGGTTAACATATAATATCTCTTTCGGTACAATCGAAAGATTAACTTTAAATACAAATTCCCATACTATATAGTGACTTAATGTATTCCCTGTTTACCCCCTTGGATAAAGTCCCCACTCAGTCTAATTTGCTGTAACATATAGAGCTGCATCCCCCTATCTTTAAGTGTAATATATCCTGTTAAAATGATAAATAGAAATAATGGAAAAAATCCTTTGAGTTCCAGATGAATCGACTTAAAGACGTAGAGGAAAGACCCAATAGTATAATGATAATACAATTTCTGTAACTGAAGTCCTCaaagaatattttttcaatGCGACAGTTTTTAACATCACACTACTCCGCCGCATTAAGAAAGTGCTCCATAGAATCATCAAATTCTTGCATAAATGGAGTGCGAGGAACCGGTGACTTTTTTCCAGTGAATATGTTGGTATAACTTTGGCTTCTGTATGTGGTGATGTCTTCCATCTTGTACTTGATCCAAGCGTGATAAGCAGCCGAAGCATCCAAATTGTACCCGTAACCTGATTCCTGGCAAACATCAGCAATGTAATCCGTTTGAAAGTCAATTCCATCATCTGGGCCATCTATTTGTTTCATTCTGAAGTTAATAAAAAGAGCCCACATTACCAGTTTGCACAAGAGTGAAATAGATAAGATTGTTGATCTGTCACTttgcacagtcacaaatggatttatttaaAGATACACTTTGCgtgcgaaacaaacaaagggccgccaattttaaccaatcaaaagaagCCAtctcacgcgtgactgcttctgctatgtttttttcagggacatggcaactgattttcgcgggaacgggtattctaaaaatagactcatttgtaaCTATGctgggagcccacccatgccatataACAACATTCTTATCTACTTCACTCTTGGTTTACATCAAGATCAGGCCTCAAATATCCTTGTGCTTAGTCTAACGTCCGAGAAGCGAAGCTATGTCATGGTTTTGTCGTTTTTCAGCCACAACTCAGTGAAagtaattagggagctttagcaacgacaacggcgacggcaacgagaacgtcacaaatttgcatattttatgggccaaaacaatagctttgcacgccctgcacgtgcggttttcatttttgtccatttctttgccgtcttcagcaaagcaacaacgtgaaattaccaagtttgaagtcttatggagaacgtcagcacctggagataaattttcatttttctcccctaaattaagggCCGCTCGTAACGATTTCATTCCTGTgggactgaaacacctttgtcatattaaaaggcctggaatagtcgcgaagtgatcgcaataacgtgaatttatgtttttacatgacgttctcgttgccgttcccgtcgtcgttgctaaagctccctattatcgcAGATATGAAGCCACTTACTCagttgcggaaaaaacctgaaAACAATACGGGATTGAACGGGAGTCGAACCCATGAACGCGCGATTCTGCTGTACTTGCTCTACCATCTGTGAAGCTTGGTTtttactagcgacgcaagcataagagcgcttacatttcaccgtgaaaacaaGGTAGACACAAGCACAAGTACAAGCGCAAGCGCAAGGatcaaaatgtttccttttccttgtgcttgcgcttatgcttgagttcgcttgcgttgtatgaaaacgaaacgcagcattcgcccttgtcacacggcggccatattgtccctgtagaccaaaaaagctttgttttaccacgccaagcctcgcggTGGAAACCAtaggggtgaggcttggcgtggtaaaccacagcttttttggtctcccgggacaatatggccgccgtgtgacaagggcgaattaaagcaaaaggaaatttgctacTTCTGGCCAATTGAAGCACTAGTTCCAGATTCTCCGCGTCtcagcatttgaacaaaatggcggatgccgtggttgttAGTTATTGCTTATGTCAACGTTctttttcactagcataagctacttatgcttgtgcttgtgcttgcgtcgctagtgaaaaccaggtttgagctatgaagccatcctgggagctggtcacttgtaaGTTCGTATTGTATCCCAGATATGATAGAAAAAATACATGACGGCTTCATATATTAAACTGCAGAGCACGTAGGTCTCAAGACACTCTCGTTGAAGATTTATAGAGCGACCAAAGTGTCGTAAAATAGACGCTCTAAGCCTTctacattttttttaacaggatTGTAATATGTTTATCGCTCTAAAAGGCGCTACATTCTCCCACGCTACCACACACCTCATCCTTCTATCCGAACCCATTTAGGTGGTAGCTTTGGAATGTCACAGTAAGAATAACATGAATGTCTCTTAACAAAATGatatttttcaaacaattaGCATAAAAGGAAGAACTCAATTTTTTCTTAAATCCAGACAGTCTGCAAACGACAATTAGCCAAGGAATAGGCTCTCCTTGTGGGCAAAATTCGCGATCTTAGGTTCGATTAGCCTGTTCCAGCctcccagatagtcgagaaaacgaaaaaaactgcCCATGAGCAACAATAGGGGGTTGGGTCCAGGCGAGGctcctcgacccaagcccccactcgttTTTCATACGCAGttgtttttcgttttcccgactatctgggagcttGGAACTGGCCACGTTTCGACCAATGGCACGCGGTCTAAAGCTAAGGAATTCCTTAGTTTTTGACGGTGTACAATTTACGAGTAAACATAGGCAAACATCTCCGCGCGGCTGCCAAATAGAGGACTCTAGGCTAACGAATATCGGTGATCAGGGGGCACCCACTTGGTAATCCACgatttgatgtcattttccatGGTTTGCAGATCGGGAACTTTCATATCTCCCATGATACAGTTCACGGCCCAGTGTGCTTGCGCTTCAAACATAGTGAAGGTGTAGTATTCGTATAACGCCCCAATGTAAAAGACTTTGTTATTCCCTGCGCGGGTCCACAAGATACCTTTGTACAGTCCTTCAGGATAAGGGACATTTGGACTCTTCAGCCGCAATCGCTCTTCCAGAAAAGGGAAGGAGAAATGGTATCCAGTGCATAGAATAATGTCGTCTACTTCGGCTGAGGTACCATCTCCAAACTTGACGGTGCTTCCCTCGATCTTGGTCAAAAGTGGTCTCTCTGATATCTGTGGGGGCCACTTGAAACCCATCGGTTTCGTTCTCCAGGTGCAAATAATACTTTTGGCGCCATACTTGACACACTGAAGAGCAATGTCCTCTGCAGACAGGCCAGCACCGACCAATAACACTCTCTTGTCCTTAAAATGAGAGGCATTCCTAAAATCATGTGAATGGATGACTCGACCAGAAAATCGATCAATTCCAGGGAAGAATGGCATCATCGGAACAGAATAGTGACCATTTGCCACCACAATGTAGTCAAACCTCTCGACAGGAAGCACTTTGTCCTCTGGAAGATTTTTCACAACCACTGAAAAGTCATTGGTGGCATCATT
The sequence above is a segment of the Montipora foliosa isolate CH-2021 chromosome 2, ASM3666993v2, whole genome shotgun sequence genome. Coding sequences within it:
- the LOC137991019 gene encoding trimethylamine monooxygenase-like, whose product is MMHSKSICVIGAGPSGMSILYHFNKLKRQGKKIPDIVCFEKQSDWGGLWKYAWETGIDGYGEPVHGSMYRGLWSNSPVEGLEYPDYTFEEHFGKPIPSCPPREAIYDYLKGRWTKFNLRPWIRFNHVVRQVTYNDATNDFSVVVKNLPEDKVLPVERFDYIVVANGHYSVPMMPFFPGIDRFSGRVIHSHDFRNASHFKDKRVLLVGAGLSAEDIALQCVKYGAKSIICTWRTKPMGFKWPPQISERPLLTKIEGSTVKFGDGTSAEVDDIILCTGYHFSFPFLEERLRLKSPNVPYPEGLYKGILWTRAGNNKVFYIGALYEYYTFTMFEAQAHWAVNCIMGDMKVPDLQTMENDIKSWITKMKQIDGPDDGIDFQTDYIADVCQESGYGYNLDASAAYHAWIKYKMEDITTYRSQSYTNIFTGKKSPVPRTPFMQEFDDSMEHFLNAAE